The region CGCGCACGCGCGCGCGTTCGCGACGACGGCGCTCCTGGCCGCGGCGCTGCCGCCCGCCGCGCCGGCGCCCGAGGTCTGGGCGCGGATCGAGCGCGCGCTGCCGCCGGCGCCGCGCCGCGCCGCGCCGACGCGGGTGCCGCCGTGGCTCGGCTGGGCGGTCGCGACCGTCGCGGTCGCCGCCGCGGTGCTGCTGTGGCTCGATCGCGACCGCCGCGCCGAGCGCGAGGCCGGCCTGATAGGTCAGGTCCGCGCGCGCGACACCGCGCTGGCGGCGGCGACCTCGACCCGGTCCGACCTCGACGCCTGTCGCCGCGATCTGACCGAGCTGCGCGCGCGCGATCTGCTCGCCGACGAGGCCGTGGCGCTGCTCGAGCTGCCCGGCACCCAGCTCATCCCGCTCGATCGCCGC is a window of Myxococcales bacterium DNA encoding:
- a CDS encoding anti-sigma factor, whose amino-acid sequence is MTEAEFLDRVETWALGGLTDLERAAMERYLADAPTPACQAAHARAFATTALLAAALPPAAPAPEVWARIERALPPAPRRAAPTRVPPWLGWAVATVAVAAAVLLWLDRDRRAEREAGLIGQVRARDTALAAATSTRSDLDACRRDLTELRARDLLADEAVALLELPGTQLIPLDRRGPAARDLAANAIYHRGVKRAYVVAANIPADAPVDGYQVWLVRGGQRVAAGTLVPDRGRAIVSIPTLTLDDGVPETFQLALASGEIVLESQIRI